A portion of the Melitaea cinxia chromosome 1, ilMelCinx1.1, whole genome shotgun sequence genome contains these proteins:
- the LOC123654304 gene encoding monocarboxylate transporter 12-B-like — protein MDSLCLYIAGIGHVNSFGLIYKDFIVETHSNAKLLTTAHGIFSMMLAIGGLIVNILSKRYSLRLGGLIGAILMTTGSFLTIIITNTNQLPFTFGLLQGIGFGMITPVCYATINHYFVRRRTQVMSLIKAIQGIILIWYPQLIKLTLTFYGFRETLLIISGISLHSFPGMVAMVTRNCNKEKTCLLVVDETREKGGKGLESVDLLEEHKTNEISPRASNTSDRKKSITIFGIDLYFHNIFFYRNYLLEILNIRILRDPIFNNICVGLSFVNFSDLMFFMLYPLLLYQYGFDMSEVAVCISINAGADVAGRFGLAFISSAINVNTRLLFFVATFFTMLARIVILQVRQFVWIAVMTSLLGVLRALLHITSPLVISNHVNYQDFTESYALFMLSSGLVNVIFSPLIGLLKDIYRDYIPAFYALTLCCLPCLILWTIEFYMIKVKNKN, from the exons ATGGATAGCCtatgtttatat attGCTGGCATCGGCCACGTGAACTCATTCGGTTTAATTTACAAAGATTTTATAGTCGAGACCCACTCGAACGCAAAATTACTTACTACTGCCCACGGAATATTTTCCATGATGTTAGCCATTGGAG gtttaatagtaaatatattatctaagaGATATTCTTTAAGATTAGGAGGTCTCATTGGCGCTATCCTTATGACTACTGGatcatttttaacaataataataaccaaCACCAATCAGCTTCCGTTTACGTTTGGCTTGCTTCAAGGAATTGGTTTTGGAATGATAACTCCCGTGTGTTACGCAACAATTAACCATTACTTCGTGAGAAGGAGAACTCAAGTAATGAGTTTGATTAAAGCAATACAAGGAATTATTCTAATTTGGTATCCGCAGCTAATAAAACTTACATTGACGTTTTACGGATTTAGAGAAACTTTACTCATAATCAGTGGAATATCGTTACATTCATTCCCAGGAATGGTTGCTATGGTAACGAGGAattgtaataaagaaaaaaca TGTTTACTAGTTGTAGATGAAACAAGAGAAAAGGGTGGAAAAGGACTGGAAAGTGTCGATCTATTAGAGGAgcataaaacaaatgaaatctCGCCTCGAGCAAGCAACACAAGCGACAGGAAGAAGTCAATAACGATATTTGG aatAGATTTATACTtccataacatttttttttacagaaattatctTTTAGAGATATTGAACATAAGGATATTGAGGGATCCGATCTTTAACAATATTTGTGTCGGACTAAGTTTTGTTAACTTTTccgatttaatgttttttatgttgTATCCATTGCTTTTATACCAATATGGGTTTGATATG AGTGAAGTGGCGGTATGTATATCAATCAACGCAGGCGCCGATGTTGCAGGGCGTTTTGGTCTCGCGTTTATAAGCAGTGCTATCAATGTAAATACAAGATTACTCTTTTTCGTCGCCACGTTTTTTACAATGTTAGCTAGAATAG TAATACTTCAAGTTCGTCAGTTCGTGTGGATAGCAGTAatgacaagtttattgggtgtACTTCGCGCGTTGTTGCACATCACTAGTCCCCTTGTCATCTCCAATCACGTGAACTATCAAGACTTTACTGAATCCTACGCTTTGTTCATGCTTTCATCTGGTCTAGTCAATGTGATTTTCTCCCCACTTAttg GCTTGCTGAAGGACATTTATCGAGATTACATACCAGCTTTTTATGCCTTAACGCTATGCTGTCTACCGTGTTTAATTCTGTGGACCATTGAATTTTATATGAttaaggttaaaaataaaaactga